The genomic segment ACGGAAAATGGACACTTGTTACAGGGGCATCATCAGGTATAGGAGAGCAGTTCGCCAGACAATTGGCGGAGAAAGGCAGCCACTTGGTGCTTGTAGCGCGGTCGGAGAGCAAGCTGAAAAGCCTGGCCGCCGAGCTTAGCAAAAAACACGGCATACAAGCAAAGGCCATTGCGCTGGATTTGTCCAAGGAGGGTGCGCCGAGCGAGCTGTATCAGCAATGCCAGCAGCTGAAGCTGGATATTGAGCTGCTTATCAATAATGCAGGCTTTGCTACACATGGTTTGTTCGAGCAAGTATCGGGCGAGCGCCAGCATGAGGAGATTATGCTCAATGTTGCAGCGGTAGTGAGCCTGACCCATCTGTTTTTGCCGGGCATGCTGCGCAGAAGCTCAGGAACCGTCATTAATGTAGCCTCCACTGCGGGCTTTCAGCCGCTTCCTTATATGGCCGTCTACGGGGCGACGAAAGCTTTCGTCTTATCGTTCACGGATGCTCTATCGTGGGAAAATCGCAACCGCGGCGTGAAGTTTTTTGCCTTCTGTCCCGGCTCGACCGATACGGATTTCTTTAAGGTCGTAGGTACGGAATCCGCTTCCGTCGGGAAAAAAGATACACCGGAAAAAATCGTCAAGGAGGCGCTGCGCAAGCTGGCGCAAGGCAAGTCGTATTTTGTACCGGGTATGCAAAATTATCTCGGTGCGCAGCTGTCGCGCTTCGTCACCCGCAGGCAGTCGCTTCGGGTCGTAGGAGGCATGCTGAAGCCGCACTAACGATCCCTTTCGCTATTACATCAACTTAGAGGAGTTATTTAAATGACAACTATAGTGAAAAAAACGAAAGCTCCCGCCAAAAGAAAAATCATCAGCCGGGTGGCCTTATCCCTAGTAGGGCTGCTCGTGGCAGGTGCGCTGGTGTTTATTGCAATACCATCCCCAGTCGACCCGGTAAAATGGATCGCGCCAACCGCGCCTGCTTTCGAGGCGGAAGGGCCGTGGCAGCAGAACGACAAGCTCAGCTCCGCCCAACTGGTTACGGATGCCCCGCATTTTCCAGAGTTTATTGCCTTTGATCAGGATGGACAGCTCTATACAGGCGATTCCGACGGTAAAATCTATAAAGTTCCGTTCGATGCGCAGGGCAATTCCGGACAGGCAGAAGTGTTTGCAGATACGCAAGGAACACCTAATGGCATGATGTTTGATGCTGACGGGAATCTTATTGTGACCGATGTACAGAAAGGCCTGCTGAAGGTATCTCCAGCAGGAGAGGTAGAGGTGCTTGCCGATTCGGTCGATGGCGAGCCGATTTATTTAGCCAATGAGCTTGATATCGCGAAGGATGGCACGGTTTATTTTTCAGATACATCGAATTATGGCAAGGTGAGCTTTAAGGAGTTGGCGGAAAACAAGCCGCACGGACGGCTGCTGAAATATGATCCAGCGACGAAGCAAACCTCGGTGCTGCTGGACGGTCTTTATTTTGCCAATGGAATTGCGCTGTCTGCTGATGAGGATTTTGTGCTGGTGGCGGAGTCGTATCACTATCAGATGACCCGTTATTGGCTTGCGGGCGAGAAGCAGGGGACGGCGGATATTTTTGCTGAAAATATGGCGGGCTTCCCGGACAATGTAACGCGCGATGCACAAGGGAACTTCTGGGTCGGCATTTTCACGACCCGCTTGGCGTTTGCCGATCAAATGCACAGCAGCCCGTGGCTGGCTGGCCTGATGGCTAAAGTGCCGCAAGCGCTGCTTAATGGTGCCAGCGCCCCGGTGAAGCATGGGCTTGTCGCCAAATACAGCCCGCAAGGGGAGCTGCTTGAGAGCTGGCATGACCCGGAGGGCACGCTTTATGGCATAACGACAGCGGTCAATCATAACGGCTATTTATATATCGGGACAGCGCCGGGCGGCAGCGAAGGCGTGTATCGCGTGCCTTTGTCCAAGTAAACTTCCAAAGAGCCCCGACTTTTCTGCGCGCCCAGAGCCACTCGTTTTCGTATTCATTATTTAAATTGGAAAATCAATAATCTCTATTAGACGGCAGCAGGAAACAGGTGATAAGGTGAATTTAACTTAATTCATATTATAATCATGTGAATAGTGGTATATCGACCTTTTATCCTGAGAGGAGCAACAAGCATGAAATTTGCTTTATTCAGCTTGCTGATGAATATTCCCAATGCCGTCACTGGAGAGGCGCTCACCACGCAGCAAAAATTTCAAAATGTGCTAAATCAGGCGGTGCTGGCAGAAAAGCTTGGCTTTGACGCTTATGGGGTGGGGGAGCGGCATGGCGCGCCGTTTTTGTCCTCGTCGCCTCCTGTCATTCTCACTGCGATTGCCGCCAGAACGTCGCGCATTCGTCTGCTTACGACGGTTACCGTATTGAGCGTGCTTGACCCGGTGCGCGTAGCCGAGGATTATGCGACGCTGGACCATCTGTCCGGCGGGCGGCTGGAGCTCATTATTGGCAAGGGAAATGATCCGCGGCATTATCCGCTGTTTGGCATTACGGAAGAGGAGCAGTGGGAATCGATGGCGGAGCGGTATGCCCTGCTTAATCGGCTATGGACCGAGGAAGAGGTAAGCTGGGAAGGTCGCTACCGCACTCCGCTCGACAAGGTGACGACGCAGCCGCGTCCCTTCCAAGCCCGCATTCCAATCTGGCATGGGAGCGCATCGAGCCCGCTATCAACGGAGCTGGCGGCTAAATACGGCGAGCCGATTTTTTCCTCCAACAGCTTTCATCCACAGGCGAAATATAAGGCGCTGATTGATCATTACCGCGAGCGCTGGGCATTTTACGGGCATGATCCAAAGAATGCGGTCGTTGGTTCGGGAGCAGGCAGCTTATATTTGGCGGACACGAATGAGGAGGCGGTTCGGCGCTACCGCCCCTATTATAACGCCTTCCAGTCGACGGATTCTGCGAAGCATAATCAATCGCCGTTCAAGGATTTGGAGGATAATATTGCGAATGGGCCCGCCCTTGTCGGCAGTGCGGAGCATGTGATTGAGAAGATTTTGAATTATCAACAAGCGTTTGGGCACGAGGTGCTGAGCATAAGCGTGGATGGGCTGACGGAGGCGGAGCAGCGCGAGCAGATGGAGCGTTTTGCCGCGGATGTCATTCCGGTATTAAAGCGGGAAATTCCGAGCAAGGTTTGGGAAGGCAAGCCGTTATTCTCGTACCAGAAGGTCTGATAGTCAGGCAATACTGCAACATTTTGCCGTCAAACCAAGCAAAGCCAAGAGGAATTTCCTCTTGGCTTTGCTTGGTTTGAAACGGTTTTTTTCACATTCTATGGCAGCTGGTGAAGCTAGTCAAATAAGATTAGCTCGACTTCAATGACGGTTTGCTGCGGCAAATATTCTCCCTCCATTTGCGATTTAAGCAAGGTGACAGCTGCTTGGGCAAGCCGATTTTCGTTTTGGCTGACATAGGAAATGCCCGGCAGGTCGGGATTATCGAAGGAGACGATTTCGGTTTCCCGGCGGTCAAGCTTTCCAAGCGATTGATACGCAATTTGAGCCGTTTCGGCGGATAAAGCGTAGATGGCGCTCACCTCGGGATGAAGGCTTAGGAACGCCGTGACGTATGGCTCGGCTTGGTCTGTACGTAAAATATCGAGCGGAACATGGCACCACAGTGTTTTGTCAATGGAGATACGTTTATCGATATATGCCTTCTCAAAGCCCAGCGTGCGGTCTTCAATCGCTGTATTCGTATTGTCGGGCGAGATTAAAGCAATATTTTGATGCCCTTTGCTCAATAAATAATTGATCGTCTCATAGGACCCGGCTGCGTTATCTGAAATAATTTGATAAGTATCAATGTTTCGCAGGTAACGGTCAATAAAAACAAAGGGAAACTTATCGAGCGATAATCGCAGCAGCGATTCGTTGTATTTCTCGTCCTCGGTAGGGAAAACGATAATTCCCTTTACCCCGATTTCGGTCAATTTGTTAATCGCTTTTGACTCTTCCACAGAAGACTCCCTCGTAATATGCAAAATCGTCTGGTACCCGGCTTCCTTCGCATGAAGCTCTACGTAATCGACCAGCTTTTGAATGACCTTCGTCTTTAGAGTAGGAATAATAAACCCAATAATGTCATTCAAACCTTCGGCAGGCGGACGGCGCTGCAGCTCCGTTTTTACGCTGAGGGCCTCATCGTTCACTTGAGCGACGAAGGTGCCCTTTCCTTGTATACGGGTGATCAGTCCTTCCTCCGCCAGCGAGATCAATGCATTTTTCACCGTTATTTTGCTGACCCGGAATTCCTCCATAATTTCTTGCTCGGAAGGCACTCTGTCCTTGTAGCGCAATTCGCCTGTTAAAATCCGCTCTCTGTAATAGCTTTGTATTTGTTTGTATAAAGGCAATTTGCCCATTGGCGCCACCTCAAAAGGTAAGATAATTATAATATAGCATCAAACTAGAGGGAGTTAAAAGAAAAATATAATTAAGTGATTTTTATAACCAATTGGTTATATAATATCATTATTTTTTATTCTATAATCCAAATAGAAAGCGGTTACAATTCGAAATGCCCATCCATAACTAAAGCGGAGGTCAACAAAATGAGAAAAGTGAAAGCGTTATCAATGGCGAGTACCTTGTTTTTGGCAGTAACGATGTTATCTGGTTGCGGAAGTGCAAGCAATGGCAATGAGGATTCCTCCCAGACAGGTGCATCTCCATCGGAGCAGGCGTCCGCTCCTGCTAAAACAGACACAGGCGCGAAAGTTA from the Paenibacillus sp. BIHB 4019 genome contains:
- a CDS encoding SDR family oxidoreductase, with the protein product MNIHGKWTLVTGASSGIGEQFARQLAEKGSHLVLVARSESKLKSLAAELSKKHGIQAKAIALDLSKEGAPSELYQQCQQLKLDIELLINNAGFATHGLFEQVSGERQHEEIMLNVAAVVSLTHLFLPGMLRRSSGTVINVASTAGFQPLPYMAVYGATKAFVLSFTDALSWENRNRGVKFFAFCPGSTDTDFFKVVGTESASVGKKDTPEKIVKEALRKLAQGKSYFVPGMQNYLGAQLSRFVTRRQSLRVVGGMLKPH
- a CDS encoding SMP-30/gluconolactonase/LRE family protein, whose translation is MTTIVKKTKAPAKRKIISRVALSLVGLLVAGALVFIAIPSPVDPVKWIAPTAPAFEAEGPWQQNDKLSSAQLVTDAPHFPEFIAFDQDGQLYTGDSDGKIYKVPFDAQGNSGQAEVFADTQGTPNGMMFDADGNLIVTDVQKGLLKVSPAGEVEVLADSVDGEPIYLANELDIAKDGTVYFSDTSNYGKVSFKELAENKPHGRLLKYDPATKQTSVLLDGLYFANGIALSADEDFVLVAESYHYQMTRYWLAGEKQGTADIFAENMAGFPDNVTRDAQGNFWVGIFTTRLAFADQMHSSPWLAGLMAKVPQALLNGASAPVKHGLVAKYSPQGELLESWHDPEGTLYGITTAVNHNGYLYIGTAPGGSEGVYRVPLSK
- a CDS encoding LLM class flavin-dependent oxidoreductase; its protein translation is MKFALFSLLMNIPNAVTGEALTTQQKFQNVLNQAVLAEKLGFDAYGVGERHGAPFLSSSPPVILTAIAARTSRIRLLTTVTVLSVLDPVRVAEDYATLDHLSGGRLELIIGKGNDPRHYPLFGITEEEQWESMAERYALLNRLWTEEEVSWEGRYRTPLDKVTTQPRPFQARIPIWHGSASSPLSTELAAKYGEPIFSSNSFHPQAKYKALIDHYRERWAFYGHDPKNAVVGSGAGSLYLADTNEEAVRRYRPYYNAFQSTDSAKHNQSPFKDLEDNIANGPALVGSAEHVIEKILNYQQAFGHEVLSISVDGLTEAEQREQMERFAADVIPVLKREIPSKVWEGKPLFSYQKV
- a CDS encoding GntR family transcriptional regulator, which translates into the protein MGKLPLYKQIQSYYRERILTGELRYKDRVPSEQEIMEEFRVSKITVKNALISLAEEGLITRIQGKGTFVAQVNDEALSVKTELQRRPPAEGLNDIIGFIIPTLKTKVIQKLVDYVELHAKEAGYQTILHITRESSVEESKAINKLTEIGVKGIIVFPTEDEKYNESLLRLSLDKFPFVFIDRYLRNIDTYQIISDNAAGSYETINYLLSKGHQNIALISPDNTNTAIEDRTLGFEKAYIDKRISIDKTLWCHVPLDILRTDQAEPYVTAFLSLHPEVSAIYALSAETAQIAYQSLGKLDRRETEIVSFDNPDLPGISYVSQNENRLAQAAVTLLKSQMEGEYLPQQTVIEVELILFD